Proteins co-encoded in one Girardinichthys multiradiatus isolate DD_20200921_A chromosome 11, DD_fGirMul_XY1, whole genome shotgun sequence genomic window:
- the c11h5orf24 gene encoding UPF0461 protein C5orf24 homolog isoform X2 → MQRCRIHQKMMRQVTTADFCMNSRPSCLAEDGHHPAAHFELCTSQSNKFYPPPPPTSLQMTLAPMALPTQSHKTMVCQRQDVLGGDQRSPGKIPGLKGSEQTPSDAKKKIKGAGKTGRRGRPLGTTKMAGYRTSTGRPLGTTRAAGFKTSPGRPLGTTRAAGYKVSPGRPPGSIKGLSRLNKLAYSSTCSGAAFPYPLPHKEILCEPSCKEKTANEERLCTVSTSP, encoded by the exons ATGCAAAGATGCAGAATCCAT CAAAAGATGATGCGCCAGGTGACCACCGCTGACTTCTGCATGAACAGCAGGCCATCTTGCCTCGCAGAGGATGGTCACCACCCTGCGGCTCATTTCGAACTCTGCACCTCACAATCCAATAAGTTCTACCCTCCTCCACCTCCCACCTCCCTCCAGATGACGCTGGCCCCCATGGCCTTACCCACCCAGAGCCACAAGACCATGGTGTGccagagacaggatgttctcgGCGGCGACCAACGCTCACCTGGAAAAATACCTGGCCTGAAAGGCTCGGAGCAAACACCCAGTGACGCTAAGAAAAAGATCAAAGGTGCCGGGAAGACAGGCAGACGCGGCCGGCCTCTGGGAACCACTAAGATGGCTGGCTACAGAACCAGCACCGGGCGACCCCTCGGCACCACCAGAGCCGCAGGGTTCAAGACAAGCCCAGGAAGGCCGCTCGGTACGACCCGAGCCGCAGGATATAAGGTCAGCCCCGGACGGCCTCCTGGCAGCATCAAAGGCCTGTCTCGCCTCAACAAACTGGCTTACAGTAGCACCTGCAGCGGAGCAGCTTTCCCCTACCCGCTACCACACAAAGAAATCCTCTGTGAACCCTCCTGCAAAGAGAAGACTGCTAATGAGGAACGGCTCTGCACTGTTTCTACTTCACCCTGA
- the c11h5orf24 gene encoding UPF0461 protein C5orf24 homolog isoform X1 has translation MTHYFDPQQKMMRQVTTADFCMNSRPSCLAEDGHHPAAHFELCTSQSNKFYPPPPPTSLQMTLAPMALPTQSHKTMVCQRQDVLGGDQRSPGKIPGLKGSEQTPSDAKKKIKGAGKTGRRGRPLGTTKMAGYRTSTGRPLGTTRAAGFKTSPGRPLGTTRAAGYKVSPGRPPGSIKGLSRLNKLAYSSTCSGAAFPYPLPHKEILCEPSCKEKTANEERLCTVSTSP, from the coding sequence ATGACCCATTACTTTGACCCCCAGCAAAAGATGATGCGCCAGGTGACCACCGCTGACTTCTGCATGAACAGCAGGCCATCTTGCCTCGCAGAGGATGGTCACCACCCTGCGGCTCATTTCGAACTCTGCACCTCACAATCCAATAAGTTCTACCCTCCTCCACCTCCCACCTCCCTCCAGATGACGCTGGCCCCCATGGCCTTACCCACCCAGAGCCACAAGACCATGGTGTGccagagacaggatgttctcgGCGGCGACCAACGCTCACCTGGAAAAATACCTGGCCTGAAAGGCTCGGAGCAAACACCCAGTGACGCTAAGAAAAAGATCAAAGGTGCCGGGAAGACAGGCAGACGCGGCCGGCCTCTGGGAACCACTAAGATGGCTGGCTACAGAACCAGCACCGGGCGACCCCTCGGCACCACCAGAGCCGCAGGGTTCAAGACAAGCCCAGGAAGGCCGCTCGGTACGACCCGAGCCGCAGGATATAAGGTCAGCCCCGGACGGCCTCCTGGCAGCATCAAAGGCCTGTCTCGCCTCAACAAACTGGCTTACAGTAGCACCTGCAGCGGAGCAGCTTTCCCCTACCCGCTACCACACAAAGAAATCCTCTGTGAACCCTCCTGCAAAGAGAAGACTGCTAATGAGGAACGGCTCTGCACTGTTTCTACTTCACCCTGA
- the c11h5orf24 gene encoding UPF0461 protein C5orf24 homolog isoform X3, whose amino-acid sequence MMRQVTTADFCMNSRPSCLAEDGHHPAAHFELCTSQSNKFYPPPPPTSLQMTLAPMALPTQSHKTMVCQRQDVLGGDQRSPGKIPGLKGSEQTPSDAKKKIKGAGKTGRRGRPLGTTKMAGYRTSTGRPLGTTRAAGFKTSPGRPLGTTRAAGYKVSPGRPPGSIKGLSRLNKLAYSSTCSGAAFPYPLPHKEILCEPSCKEKTANEERLCTVSTSP is encoded by the coding sequence ATGATGCGCCAGGTGACCACCGCTGACTTCTGCATGAACAGCAGGCCATCTTGCCTCGCAGAGGATGGTCACCACCCTGCGGCTCATTTCGAACTCTGCACCTCACAATCCAATAAGTTCTACCCTCCTCCACCTCCCACCTCCCTCCAGATGACGCTGGCCCCCATGGCCTTACCCACCCAGAGCCACAAGACCATGGTGTGccagagacaggatgttctcgGCGGCGACCAACGCTCACCTGGAAAAATACCTGGCCTGAAAGGCTCGGAGCAAACACCCAGTGACGCTAAGAAAAAGATCAAAGGTGCCGGGAAGACAGGCAGACGCGGCCGGCCTCTGGGAACCACTAAGATGGCTGGCTACAGAACCAGCACCGGGCGACCCCTCGGCACCACCAGAGCCGCAGGGTTCAAGACAAGCCCAGGAAGGCCGCTCGGTACGACCCGAGCCGCAGGATATAAGGTCAGCCCCGGACGGCCTCCTGGCAGCATCAAAGGCCTGTCTCGCCTCAACAAACTGGCTTACAGTAGCACCTGCAGCGGAGCAGCTTTCCCCTACCCGCTACCACACAAAGAAATCCTCTGTGAACCCTCCTGCAAAGAGAAGACTGCTAATGAGGAACGGCTCTGCACTGTTTCTACTTCACCCTGA